The following proteins are encoded in a genomic region of Pyramidobacter porci:
- a CDS encoding SDR family NAD(P)-dependent oxidoreductase: protein MSIQIDLKGKTALLTGGGRGLGKTVAEVLAQAGANVFIGNRKEAEGTSVVEELRKLGVKADFKKVDVSVDAEVEEFFKAGEAFAGGKIDFVVNNAGVIETVPFLELSGERAKRVYDINVIGLSNVVRCALKKMIAQKEGRIVTTSSIAGVAQLGMLEHYSATKTAVVSLTKNLAKVAAPYHINVNSVAPGIIRTNMWEEILDSMTGGSDNVDRRNSTFDDSVKKLIPFGVPQVEEDIANAVLFLCSHLSKEITGQVIVVDGGTTA from the coding sequence GTGAGCATTCAGATTGATTTGAAAGGAAAAACCGCGCTGCTCACCGGAGGCGGACGCGGCTTGGGCAAAACGGTCGCGGAAGTGCTGGCACAAGCGGGCGCCAACGTCTTCATCGGCAACCGGAAAGAAGCCGAAGGCACCAGCGTCGTCGAGGAACTCCGCAAACTGGGAGTCAAGGCCGATTTCAAAAAGGTGGACGTCTCCGTCGATGCCGAGGTAGAGGAATTCTTTAAGGCCGGCGAGGCATTTGCCGGCGGCAAAATCGATTTTGTCGTCAACAACGCCGGGGTCATCGAGACGGTTCCTTTTCTGGAGCTGAGCGGGGAACGCGCCAAAAGGGTCTACGACATCAACGTCATTGGGCTCTCCAACGTGGTGCGCTGCGCTCTGAAGAAAATGATCGCCCAGAAGGAGGGACGGATCGTGACGACTTCCTCCATCGCCGGGGTCGCCCAGCTCGGGATGCTGGAGCATTACAGCGCTACGAAGACGGCTGTCGTTTCCCTGACGAAGAACCTCGCCAAAGTGGCAGCACCCTACCACATCAACGTCAACAGCGTTGCCCCGGGGATCATCCGCACGAACATGTGGGAGGAGATCCTGGACTCCATGACGGGCGGTTCCGACAATGTCGACCGCCGCAACAGCACTTTCGACGACAGCGTCAAGAAGCTGATTCCCTTCGGCGTTCCCCAGGTGGAGGAGGATATCGCCAACGCAGTTCTCTTCCTGTGCAGCCATCTCTCCAAGGAAATTACGGGGCAGGTGATTGTCGTAGACGGCGGCACGACGGCCTAG
- the lpdA gene encoding dihydrolipoyl dehydrogenase produces the protein MAEGSKKVVVIGGGTGGYVAALRAAQLGASVVLVEKNALGGTCLNRGCIPTKVLLHTAELASAVREGESVGLFVKGARVDWKVLMQHKAEIVARLVEGVGFLLGANSVEVVRGNAVFRSPGEIVVAQEDGAVRSLSADAFIVATGSVPALPPVPGFDLPGILTSDGALELDALPKSILLVGGGVIGVEFASVFSALGVKVTVVEMLPEILPNMDAELVGYLRQILEARGIRILTSATVKAVRLTEDGYATVVATDAEEEIATEKVFVCTGRRPFTQGLGLEEIGVRTERGRVAVDGQMRTSVPGIYAVGDCASPIMLAHVASAEGEVAAEVIMGRKAAMDYRCVPSGVYTAPELAGVGSTEAELAKSGRPFIVGRFPMNSNAKALIAGMPDGMVKVLADKETGEILGMHVLGPRATDLIVEGTLAMKSELTVDEIVATIHAHPTLGETVKEASLDVLSRALHLPPKE, from the coding sequence ATGGCGGAAGGATCAAAGAAGGTCGTGGTCATCGGCGGAGGAACCGGAGGATACGTTGCCGCGCTGCGCGCCGCGCAGCTGGGAGCCTCCGTCGTCCTTGTGGAGAAGAATGCGCTGGGAGGAACCTGTCTCAACAGAGGCTGCATTCCGACCAAAGTGCTGCTGCACACGGCGGAGCTGGCCTCGGCCGTCAGGGAGGGGGAGTCCGTCGGGCTTTTCGTAAAAGGGGCCCGCGTCGACTGGAAGGTCCTGATGCAGCACAAGGCGGAGATCGTCGCGCGCCTTGTCGAGGGAGTCGGTTTCCTGCTGGGGGCCAATAGCGTGGAAGTTGTGCGGGGAAACGCGGTCTTTCGTTCTCCGGGAGAGATCGTCGTCGCGCAGGAGGACGGCGCGGTGCGATCCCTGTCAGCCGATGCCTTCATTGTCGCCACGGGATCCGTTCCGGCGCTGCCGCCTGTGCCCGGGTTCGACCTCCCCGGGATCCTCACGAGCGACGGAGCTTTGGAGCTGGATGCTTTGCCGAAATCCATCCTTCTTGTCGGCGGCGGCGTCATTGGCGTTGAATTCGCTTCCGTCTTCTCTGCTTTGGGCGTCAAGGTCACCGTCGTCGAAATGCTGCCGGAGATCCTGCCGAATATGGATGCCGAACTTGTCGGGTACCTCAGGCAGATCCTGGAGGCCAGGGGCATTCGAATCCTGACCTCGGCCACGGTCAAGGCGGTTCGCCTCACGGAAGACGGATACGCGACAGTCGTCGCGACGGACGCGGAGGAAGAGATCGCCACGGAAAAGGTTTTCGTCTGTACGGGGCGCCGTCCTTTCACGCAGGGACTCGGACTCGAGGAGATCGGGGTCCGCACCGAGCGGGGGCGCGTCGCGGTCGATGGACAGATGAGGACCAGCGTCCCCGGCATCTACGCCGTCGGCGACTGTGCCTCGCCCATCATGCTGGCGCACGTCGCCTCGGCCGAGGGAGAGGTCGCGGCGGAGGTTATCATGGGACGCAAAGCGGCCATGGATTACCGGTGCGTCCCGAGCGGCGTCTACACCGCTCCCGAGCTCGCGGGAGTGGGATCGACGGAGGCGGAGTTGGCCAAGTCGGGACGCCCCTTCATCGTAGGGCGTTTCCCGATGAACTCCAACGCCAAGGCGCTGATCGCGGGGATGCCCGACGGGATGGTCAAGGTCCTTGCGGACAAAGAGACTGGCGAGATCCTGGGCATGCACGTTTTGGGCCCCAGGGCCACGGATCTGATCGTGGAAGGGACGCTTGCCATGAAATCCGAGCTGACGGTCGACGAGATCGTCGCCACGATCCACGCGCATCCTACCCTCGGCGAGACGGTCAAGGAGGCGTCGCTGGACGTTCTGAGCAGGGCTTTGCACCTGCCGCCAAAGGAATGA
- a CDS encoding helix-turn-helix domain-containing protein, translating into MNLESAVSALELPSIPPLRALVVEDEKLERDALVLLLRGFFPSLEIDEAGNVPEFERFARERPPDIVLLDISLPGGNGMLSLERLRREGLGAQVVVVTAYNTLANLARALEDEVASFLWKPVRAEALREAVEKCVHRRETEIRQAMRIKALEQRFKEALKELAEHGELLSASVEGVDDTECSPVRRAVAFIREEPGKASLEEAARHVGVSPGHLSRLFREEGVRFMDVLKDARMQRARTLLLSGASVRQAARESGYGNAAYFGLAFKKIFGIAPSTLRRRPVLSKENPGSSAERSQFV; encoded by the coding sequence CGCTGTGTCTGCGCTTGAACTTCCATCGATTCCGCCGTTGAGAGCGCTCGTCGTTGAAGATGAGAAGCTGGAGCGCGACGCGTTGGTCTTGCTGCTCCGCGGTTTTTTCCCGTCGCTCGAGATCGACGAGGCCGGAAACGTTCCTGAGTTCGAGCGCTTTGCCCGGGAACGCCCTCCGGACATTGTGCTGCTGGACATCAGTCTTCCCGGCGGAAACGGGATGCTGAGCCTGGAGCGGTTGCGCCGCGAAGGTTTGGGCGCTCAAGTCGTGGTCGTCACGGCCTACAATACCCTCGCGAACCTGGCCCGCGCTTTGGAGGACGAGGTCGCCTCTTTCCTCTGGAAGCCGGTCCGGGCAGAGGCTCTGCGGGAGGCAGTGGAAAAGTGCGTCCATCGCCGGGAGACGGAGATCCGCCAGGCCATGCGCATCAAAGCGCTGGAACAAAGGTTCAAGGAGGCGCTCAAAGAGTTAGCGGAGCACGGAGAACTTCTCTCCGCCTCTGTGGAAGGGGTGGACGATACGGAGTGCTCGCCTGTCCGCAGAGCCGTGGCTTTCATCCGGGAGGAACCTGGCAAGGCGTCCCTGGAAGAAGCCGCGAGGCACGTCGGCGTCAGCCCCGGGCATCTCAGCCGCCTGTTCCGGGAGGAGGGCGTCCGTTTCATGGATGTATTGAAGGACGCCAGGATGCAGCGGGCGCGTACTCTCCTTCTCTCGGGGGCTTCCGTGCGGCAAGCTGCCCGGGAATCGGGATACGGCAATGCTGCCTACTTTGGGCTCGCCTTCAAGAAAATATTTGGAATCGCTCCGAGCACATTGCGGAGAAGGCCAGTGCTGTCCAAGGAAAATCCCGGCTCTTCGGCAGAGCGATCCCAATTTGTGTGA